TATGCGCTCCTGTATGATTTAAATCTTCTCGTTTCAAATAAATAGTAGCACCATATTTTTTTGACAATCTCTTTGCTAAATACAAAGGACTCGGACGACCTACATAATGTTTTAACAAATCTTTGTATTCTTTTTGAAATGTTTCAGATTCGATAATTTGTATGTAATTGTCTTCTAATTCTTTTACGTTTGGATACAACAATTCTGGAATAAATGCTCCTCCAAATTGTCCGTAGTAACCATTATGATCTGGATTGTATTTCATAATCCTTTATTGTTAGTTTTGTTATATTTCTATTTTTATTTCTTCTCCTTTTAACCATTTCACTAAAAGACTTTCATTTGTACTTAATTCTACTAAGTGGAATTTTAAATAAGAAGAAAACACCGCAGAGTTTTCTATATTTTCAATCCCTACTTTTCCATCCAAATAATTTGAATGAATCAGATATAATTGGCCCTCTCTTTTTAAAATAAAACCTACATGACTCTGATCAAATCCTATAAAATGAATTCCTTGAGGTAACCTTTTTCGGATTAGTTCAATATTCTTTTCTTTTGAACTTTCTGCTACATTTATAACACTCGTATCAAGTGCTAATATTTTAGCTTCATGCTCGGGAGATTGTTGTGCTAATTTGTATCTGTTTATATTTACTCCAATATGTTGAAGTGTTGTAGAAACAAAATACCCGCATGCTATTTCCCCTTTTCTAGGCTGAGCTGTATGACCTTCAAAAGACCATTTTGTTCCTTCCCAAAACGGAATTATTCGTTTCAAAAGTGATTTTTCAAATAGTACCGAAGTCTCTTTAGTATTCACTGATTTTTTAGACAATACTTTTTTATCCTCAAGAATCAATGATTTTACAATTCGATAATCTATATTTTCATCTTCTTGTAAAATAAACTCTGACAAGCTTTTTATCTTAACCGCAGCTTTATCGATATGAGCTTCTTTCTTGTTTATCTTTTCTGAATCTGTATTCTTTTGACCTTTACAAGACATTGCCGAAAACACCAACAAAACACTTAAAAATCTCACAAATACTTTCATAGAAATTCTAATTTTAAAAACATCGCACCTTATCTTTTATAAACCCTTCGTTCTTAATTAGTAAAAAGTTCCTTTTTAAACTTTGCCAAATCTTTTACCGATTTTACACCTGGTTTTGTTTCGAATTTACTGTTTACATCCAACGCGTGTATTGGTAAATTTGAGTTCACTATTTTTTGTATTTCTGGTATCTCCTTTAAACCAATACCTCCACTTAAAAACAAAGGAGTTTCTGAATTATAATTTTCCAAGACCTTCCAGTTAAAGGTAATTCCATTACCTCCTCTTTCTTTTCCCTTTGTATCAAACAAAAAATAATCTACCTCCGTTTCATATGGTTTTAATACTGTAAAATCAAACTCATCTTTTACTCCAAAAACCTTAATAACCTCAACATTTCTGGGTTTGCGTTTCTTTTTTAGTTGTGTTATCAACTCTTCCTCCGCTGTTTGAAAAGCTTCTTTTAGCTTTTGAATATATTCGACACTTTCATCACCATGCAATTGTACTGCATCTAATTGGTATTCTTGAATTAATGAGACTGCTATTTCTATATACTCATTCACAAAAACGCCCACTTTTTTTATACTTTTTGGTAGCTCTGGAATAATTCCTTCAAAATTTCTTGGAGATCTATCATAGAAAATAAACCCTAAATAATCAGGTGTTAATTCAGCTACTTGCTGAATATTCTCTACATATTTCATCCCGCAAACTTTTAACTTCATGGTTATCTAATTTGCTCAATGAATTCTTTACACGCTTCTCCTGGATTTTCTGTTTTCATAAAATTTTCACCAATTAAAAAACCTTGAAAACCGTGTTCTTTTAATCCAGTAATAATTCTAGGATCTGAAATCCCACTTTCTGAAACTTTTAATGCGGTATCTGGAATTTGACTTGCCAAGTTCATTGAATGTTCTAAATCAACTTCAAAAGTTTTTAGATT
The sequence above is a segment of the Tenacibaculum sp. 190130A14a genome. Coding sequences within it:
- a CDS encoding phosphoribosylanthranilate isomerase, with the translated sequence MKYVENIQQVAELTPDYLGFIFYDRSPRNFEGIIPELPKSIKKVGVFVNEYIEIAVSLIQEYQLDAVQLHGDESVEYIQKLKEAFQTAEEELITQLKKKRKPRNVEVIKVFGVKDEFDFTVLKPYETEVDYFLFDTKGKERGGNGITFNWKVLENYNSETPLFLSGGIGLKEIPEIQKIVNSNLPIHALDVNSKFETKPGVKSVKDLAKFKKELFTN